Below is a window of Myxococcaceae bacterium JPH2 DNA.
GCCATCCTCTTCCGTCAGGGCGACGCGAGCGGCGCCGAGCGCGCCTATCGGGAAGCGGAGCGCCTCGCGCCGCAGGACCCGCGAGCACTGGCCGCGCGCTGCCAGCTCCACGCGCACGCGGGAGACGCCGCCGCCGTGGCCGAGGTCAAGCGAGCCCTCACGGAGCGCTTCCCCGAACGCGCGGAAGCCCTGGCCGCCGAGTGCAAGTCGGGGAACTGAGCGCGCGCCGCGCGCGGGGGTGACGAGCCCTCGCGACGCAGTCCTCTCGAATCAGCGCCGCGGCATTGGCGGGTGGGGAGCGCGCGACTGGCTCAGCATCCGCGCCGCGACCTCGACGGATTGGGAGTAGGCGGCCCGTTCAGCAACACGCGACCCTCCGGCTCGCCCCTTGTGGGCGGCTGGCGAGAGACAGTGACTTCATGGGCAACGCCCTGTCCCATGTCCGACACGACCTCCTCCGGTTGCATGGGAGTGGTCCACCGCGCACGGGGGCGGGTGCATGCCGGCACGCCAGGAGATAAACCGGAGCCCATGCGAACCCTTCGCACCGCCCTCGTCGTCAGTTTCCTCGGAACCCTGGCCGCGTGCTCCGACTCACCCGGAACACCGGCAGATGCACCGGACTCGGGTGTCGTGCGGAACAACGACGTCGCGCCCCCGGACCGCACGAGCTGCACCGGACTCACCCTGGGCCCTGGCACCGCCGAGTACTCGATTCAGGGCGGAGGCCGGACTCGGCAGTACACCGTGCACGTGCCGCCGGGCTACGACGCCACCAAGCCCACGCCGGTCATCTTCGCGTTCCACGGCTTCACCTCGAACCGCTTGGAGATGGAGCAGCTCACCCAGCTCTCCGCCCTGGGCGACACCGAGGGCTTCATCACCGTGTACCCACTGGGGCTCGACGCGCACGACCTCTTCGGGGTGAGCGGCGTCGATGCGGGCACCACGAGCTGGAACGCGGGCGGTGCGTGCTGCGGGCCCGCGCAGCTCGCCAACGTGGACGACGTGGGCTTCGTGGACGCCATGCTCGCGGACCTCGACACGAAGGTGTGCGTGGATCCGCGCCGCACCTTCGCCACCGGCTTCTCCAACGGGGCCTTCCTCGCGTACCGACTGGCCTGTGAGCGCGCCCAGCGCTTCGCCGCCATCGCGCCCGTGTCCGGCATGGTGGGCGTCGCGCCTTGCTCGCCCTCGCGGCCCGTGCCCGTCCTGCACTTCCACGGCACCGCGGACGCCACCATCGCCTTCGACGGCGGCACCGTGGCCTTCGCCACCGCGCCCTACCCGTCCGCTCCGGACTCGGTGCGGAAGTTCGCCGAACTCAATGGCTGCACCGGCCCGCTCCAGCAGACCTATGCCAAGGGCGACAGCACCTGTGAGGCCTACACCGGCTGCACTCCCGCCAGCGCCACCGCCAGCCTCTGCACCATCCAGGGCGGACTGCACGCGTGGCCCGGCCAGCCGCTCTACAACAATGGCACCCGCGACCTGGATGCCTCGCGCGAGCTGTGGCGGTTCTTCCAGGCCCGGCCTCGGCCGTGACGCTGCACCCGCGCGCCGTCATCATCAACGCGGATGACCTGGGCTACGACCCGGCGGTGACGCGCGGCATCCTCCGCGCCCTGCGCGAGGGCATCGTCACCTCCGCCACCCTCCTGGTGAACACGCCCTGGTCCGCGCAGGCCGCGCGCGACGCGGAAGGGCTGTCCGTGGGCCTGCACCTGAACCTCGCGCGAGGCACGCCCGCGTGGAGCGCCTTCCCCGCCGCGCTCCTGAACGACGGCCTGTTCGACGAGTCCCGAGCCGCCGCGCTGCCACCCGACGTGGTCGAGGCCGAGTGCCTCGCCCAGCTCGAACGATTTCAAAGCCTCGCGGGCCAGCGCCCCACGCACGTGGACGTGCACAAGCACCTGCACCGCCACCCCGACGTGCGGGAGGGACTCATCCGAGCCGCCCGAGCCACCGGGCTCCCCGTGCGCGCGCTCGACCCGACCATGCACCGCGCCTTCGCCGCGCGAGGCGTGGCCTCTCCGTCCCACTTCCTGGGCGAGACGGGCGCCACCGCGCACTGGACGCTGGAGCGACTGGAGGCCACCGTGAACACCCTCCCCGCCGAGGGCATCACCGAGCTGATGTGTCACCCAGGCTTCGCGCCCGAACAGGTGAAGAGTCGCTACAGCGCCCAACGCGAGGTGGAGCTGGCCACGTTTCTTCACCCTCGCGCGAAGCAAGCCCTGGCGCGCGCGGGCGTGACGACGGTGGACTTCCGCGCCCTCACTGCCGAGGCGCGCTGACCGGATCCGCGTCCGCATGGGACGAGCCGGAGGCCGCGCGCCAGCGGGGCTCCAGGGCCAGCACATTGCGAACTCGCGCCACCAGCTCATCCGGGCTGTAGGGGCGCGCGCACAGCGAGGCGTCCTCCTGGGCCCACCACGGTCGCTCGTCCCCGGCCAGGAGGATGGGCACCGGACGGGCGCGCGGCAGGGTGGCGAAGGTCTCCAGGAAGACCCCCACCTGTCCATGCGCGGCGCTGGTGGACAGCACCACCAGGTCCACCGGCAGGTGCGTGGCCCGGCGCAGTGACTCCGCGCCGTCGTGCACCGTGAGCACCTCGAAGCCCTCCGCGCGCAGCACGCGCTCGGCCACCGCCCCCTGGGTCGAGTCCTCGTCCAGCAGCAGCACGCGCCGAGGCAGCCGCTTCACCTCGTGCGGCGGCATGCGGGGCAGGCACACCGTGAAGGTGGAGCCCTCGCCCTCCGCGCTCGTCAGCGACAGCCCTCCACCGTGCATCTTCGCGATGGAGTGGCTGATGAACAGCCCCAGCCCCAGCCCGCCGAAGTTGCGGTGCGACACGTTGCGCGCCCGGTAGAAGCGCTGGAACACCTGGGACTGGTCCGCGCCCGGAATGCCGATGCCTCGGTCCTGCACGTGGATGCGCGCCTCGCCCGCCAGCCGATCCACCTTCACGCCAATGGACTCGCCCGCCGGGCTGTACTTGTGCGCGTTCTCCAGCAGGTTCACCAGCACCTGCTCCAGCCGGTCCCTGTCCCCCAAGACCCAGACGCACTCGCGCGGCACATCCACGGAGAAGGGCCGCTCGAAGGCATGGCGGAAGTGGTCCACCACCTCCGCCACCAACTGCCCCACCTCCAGCGGCGCGAGCTGCAACGCCAGGCGCCCCAGCTCCAGCCGGCTGGCGTCCAGCAGGTCATCCACCAGGCCTCCCAGCCGGTCCACCTGACGCTTGGCCTTGAGCACGCCCCCCAATTCCACCGGCTGTCCCGCGGCGAGCCTCCGCTCCATGGAGTACAGGCCCAGTTTCAGCGGCGTCAGCGGCGTCTTCATCTCGTGCGAGGCGATGGACATGAACTCCTCGCGCACCCGCAGCGCCGCCTGCGCCTCGCGCAAGAGCCGCGCGTTCTCCACCGCCACCGCGAGCTGATTGGCCGCGGCGCTCCACAGCTCCAGCTCGCGCACGGAGAAGGACGTGCCCTGCTCCTTGTAGAGCAGCAGCAGCCCCACCGTGCGGCGCGGCGCGCACAGCGGCACCGCCGCGAAGATGGAGCCCATCGCGTCGCCGTAGCCCCGCTGGATGCCGAGCTGCGGCTGTCGCGTGGCCAGCGCCTGGCGGAACGGATCATCCGCGGGGTCGAACGTGTCTTCCGGCGCCTCCGAGCCCGCCAGGTCCGACACCGCGCCCCGGCGCAGCGGCTGCCCGTCCTCCTCGGAGAGGAACACCTCCGCGCGGCGCACCTGCGCGCAGCGCACCAGCGCCACCACCGCGGCGGCGCAGACGCTGTCCACCTCCAGCGACTCGCCCACCGCGCGGGCAATCTCCTGCACCGCCTGCGAGAAGGCCCCCTCGTCGTCCACCCCCGAGGGCTCCATCACCAGCCAGGAGCCCGCCGGCTCGCCCACCCGCGTGGGCCACACCTGCACGCGCACCTGCCGCAGCGCCCGGGTGATGACGTGCCCGGAATGCGAGTGCCCTTCCCGGATGGCCCGCTCCACGGCGTCCAGGCTCCGGCCGCGCTCCAGCACGTCCAGCAGCCCGCCGCCGGGGCGCAGCTCCACGCCCGTCTTCGCGGCGAAGCCCTCCTCGCACCACTGCACCCGCAGGTCCGGCCCCACGCGCACCATGGCCTGGGGCAGACCCGCGAGGACGTCCTCGATGTCGTGGGGGAGCGGCATGCGCGACGGGAAGGGGGGAGGGGGCGAGCGCTGGATTATGGCTCCTCGGCGGACCGCCGAACTCGCCTCGCGCTCCAATCCAGCGCGTTGGACGTCTCTGGCGTTGGACCGCCAACACACGCGGGGGCTCAGCAGCCAGGGAGCCGACGGTGGGGAAAGGGATGCATTGGCCCATGCGTGTGCTAGACGACAGCCGCATGCCTTCCCAGCCGTCCAAGGACCTCCAGACGTTCCCCAACCCGGCCCCCGAGCGCGACTATGAGATCGCCTTCGACTGCCCGGAGTTCACCTGCCTGTGCCCCATGACGGGCCAGCCGGATTTCGCGCGCTTCACCATCAAGTACGTGCCCGACCAGAAGTGCGTGGAGCTCAAGAGCCTCAAGCTCTACATGTGGGCCTACCGCAACGAGGGCGCGTTCCACGAGAAGGTGACCAACACCATCGCGGACGACATCATCCGCGCCATCCAGCCGCGCAAGCTCACCGTGGTGGGCGACTTCTTCGTGCGCGGCGGCATCGGCACCATCGTCACCGTCACGCACGAGAAGAAGTAGGACGCGAGGGCCCGCGTCGCGGGCTTACTCCTCCGTCTTCTTCATGATGTCGTCGGCGCCCTTCTGGAGCTCTCCGCCCAGTCGGTCCGCCGCCTTGTGCACGTTCTCCAGCTGTCGCGCGGCGGCAGCTTGGGGATCCGTCCGCGCGGGCCGGTTCATCACGTACCAGACGGCGCCCAGCACCACGCCCAGGCCCACCACAAAAGTCACGATGCGTCCCATGGGGATTCTCCTTGTCCCGCCTCAGCGGGTGAGGTGCTGCACGAGCGGCGCCCACTGCGCCTGGGTGAAGTAGAGCCCGGTGCCCGCCGCGGTGACGACGGCCGCCGCCGCCGCGAGCACCCACTTGAGACGCCCTCCCGACGCGCGCGGGCGAGGCGCATCGAAGGCCTCCATCACCCCCAGCTCCTTCTGCGTGAGGTGCGCCAGCGCCTCCGTCTCCGTCAGCTTCTGCCGGAAGCGCAGGAAGGCCACCAGCAGCGCCGCGTGGGACACCTGCACCTCGTGCGCGAGGAACACGTCCAGCTCGCGCCGCATGGCCGCCGCGTCCGGGAAGCGCTCCTCGGGCTTCACCTCCAGGGCCCTGCGGACGATGCGCGCCAGGGGCGCGGGCACGCCCGGCGCCACCTTGTGCAAGGGCGGGTACTTGCCGTCGCGGATCCGCGCGAACACCTCGCCCGCCGTCTTGCCTTGGAAGGGCCGCGCGCCAGTGAGGGCTTCGTAGAGCAGCACGCCCAGCGAGAAGATGTCCGTGCGCGCGTCCAGCGGCGCGCCCGTCACCTGCTCCGGGGACATGTACGAAGGCGTGCCCACCGCCATGCCCTGCTGCGTGAGCGCCTCCAGGCCCACGTCCTTGGCGATGCCGAAGTCCATCAGCTTCACCTCACCGGACTTGGTGAGCATGACGTTGGCGGGCTTGAGGTCGCGGTGGATGATGCGGCGGAAGTGCGCGTGGTCCAGCGCGCTGGCGATGCGCGCGCCCACCACCGCGGCCACGTCCGGAGGCAGCGGGCCTTCCTTGATGAGCGTGTGGAGCGTGGGCCCGTCCACGTACTCCATCACCATGAAGAGGGACTCGCCCTTCTCCACCAGGTCATAGAGCGTGACGATGTTCTGGTGACGGAAGGCGGCCAGCGCCAGCGACTCACGACGGAAGCGCGACACGGCTTCCTTGTCGTGCTGTCCCTCGGGCAGCAGCTCCTTGATGGCCACCTCGCGCTGGAGCATCTCGTGGAGGCCGCGATACACGAGCGCCATTCCGCCTCGGCCCAGCTCGCCGAGGATGCGGTAGGCGCCAATCTTCCGATGACGAACGGGCTTCTCGGCTACGGGCACGGGGCCAGAGGCTACCGATTCGAGCCGCGAGCGTCGATGCCCCGGGCCCGCTTCCTCCTCGGGCAGGTGTGACGACACACCGTGAGACACGGCCCGTGTGTCACGACCGGCGCGCTACACTCGCGAGACCATGCGCCGTACCCCCCCTCGCCTCTCGCGCGTCTCCCTCGGAGCGCTCTGCTTCGACCCGCGCATGCCTCCGCCCAGGTCGCACAAATTCCATGACAGCAGCAGACCGGACGGGCGCGGGGAGGACCGCGCGTGAGTTCCACCGAAGTTCCTGACGCACTGCCCCTTCCGTCCCCCACCGCGGACAGCCCGGACTTCACGCTGCTGGACGGGGGTGCCCAAGCGTATCCGCGCATGCTGGCGGCCATCGCGGGCGCCCAGCGGCGCGTGCACCTGGAGGTCTATGCCTTCGAGCGCGAGGGCGTGGGCTCGCGCTTCGTGGACGCGCTGATCGCGGCGTGCCGGCGCGGCGTGGACGTGAAGGTGGTGGTGGATGGCTGGGGCAGCGCGAACAGCAGCCACCAGTTGTCGGCGGAGCTGCGGGACGCGGGCGCGCGGGTGCGCGTCTACAACCCGCTGACGTCGTTCTTCAGCGGTCGCGCGTGGCGCAACCACCGCAAGATTCTCCTCGTCGATGACGCGGTGGCCTTCCTCGGCGGCATCAACATCGGGGACGACTACGCGGCCCATGGCGAGGACCCGGGCTGGGCGGACCTGGCGCTGGAGCTGCGCGGAGACATCTGCCGGCAGCTCGGGGCGCACCTGGACGCGGGCACGTCCGAGCTGACCTCGGGGCCCGTGAGCGTGTTCCTGTCTGGCTTTGGCGGCGGCCATCGGCTTCGCAAGCGCTACCTGTCCGCCATCGAGCGCGCGACCCAGGAGGTCATCCTCGCGCACGCGTACTTCCTGCCGGACAGCGCCTTCGTGAAGGCCCTCAAGCGCGCGGCGCGGCGGGGCGTGAAGGTGTCACTGCTGTTGGCGGGGCGCAGCGACGTGGTGTTCGCCCGCGCGGCGACCATGCGCCTGTACCACTCGCTGCTGAAGGCAGGGGTCCGCATCTACGAGTGGACGGCCTCCACGCTGCACGCGAAGGCCGCGGTGATGGATGGCTGCACCGTGCTGGTGGGCAGCTTCAACCTGGATCCGCTGTCGCTGGTGAACCTGGAGACGCTGGTGGAGGTGAAGGAGGCGGGCGTGGCGGCCCAGGCCACCACGTGGCTGACGCAGCACGTGGCCAGCGCCCGCGCCGTCACGCTGAACGAGTGCGGCCGCTCCCGACTCCAGCGCTGGCTGCTGGACGTGGTGGGGCTGACCGTGGCGCGCCTGGCCGAGCACTTCGCCAACTTCGTCGGCCGGCGTCGGGTGCGCTGAGGCGTCCGGGGTGAGCGAGGCGCCCGGCCCTCCGCGCGCGCGCCGTCCGCCGACCCGGGAGTCCCGAGCGCCACGCCGTCCGGGATGCGCTCGGCATGAAGCAGCCCCACCCTTCCTCGACCACGCGCGCCACGCCACGGCCGGTCGGCGCGCCAGCGGGAGGACGAGGCCATGACCGAGCGAGAGGCGTACCTGCGGAAGCTGGAGGCGGAGAAGCAGCACCTGTCCGCGCGCATCGACGAGCTGAGCGCCCAGGCCGACATCGAGCGGACCGATGAGGCCCTCGCTGAACTCACCGGCGCCCGCCAGCGCGAGCAGGACTTCGACCGCGAGATGGCCGCGCTGAAGCAGGCGGACGCGCAAGACTTCCAGCGGCTGAAGGACGGCCTGGAGCGGCTCCGCGTGCGCACCGATTCGTTCCTCCGGAGCGCGGAGTCGCGCGCCAGCGCCCTGCGCGAGGGCTACCGGCGCAAGCGGGAGGCCGAGCTGCGACAGCTGGGCGCGCAGTTCGATGAGTACACCGCCACCCTGCGCCGCACCCGCGCCGAGGACGCCCTGCTCACGCGGAGGGAGGTCGAGTTCTTCCGGCAGGGCTTCCTCACCACCAGCGACCTGCTCCAGCGGCTGGGCAGCTCGCGAGGCAAGAGCTGGGCGGAGACCCGGGCGGAGTACGAGCGCGCGTGGCGAGACCTCCGGGAGTCCTCGCAGCGGATTCGCGCCGACGCCTTGGACCGCGAGGCCGAGCCGCCGTCCGCGCACTCCTGAAGCTCGGGGGGCCGGGCGCGAAGTTCACGCGGCTGTCACGGGAACGACCCGTCCGGGAGCGAGCGAGAATGGAACCGCTGCGCTCGGGCGTTGTGAGGCCCTAGACTCCCCGCGCGACCCAATGCCTGCTCCCTCCGCCAAGCCCCCTCATCATCCCGTCCTCGCCGCCATCGACGTGGGCACCAATGCCGTGCGCCTGGAGCTGGCACGGCCCGACGCGGACGGCGCCCTGGAGACGCTGCACCAGGAGCGAGACCCCATCCGCCCCGGTGAGGGCGTCTTCGCCACCGGCGTGATGCCCGCCGAGACGGCCGACCGCCTGCTCTCCACGCTGCGGCGCTACGCCGCCCTGTGCCGGCGCCACAAGGCCCAGGTGCGCGCGGTGGCCACCAGCGCCCTGCGCGAGGCGCGCAACCGCGATGACATCGTCCGGCGCGTGCACGAGGAGGCCGGGCTCCATCTGGAGGTCGTGAGCGGCAAGGAGGAGGCGCGGCTCATCTGCCTGGGCGTGCTGCACCGCAAGCCCGCGTCCACCCGCTCGCTCCTCGTGGACATCGGCGGCGGCAGCACCGAGGTCGCCACCGCGGTGGGCGAGCGACCCGACAACCTCTGGAGCCTCGCGCTCGGCTCGGTGCGGCTCACCGAGGTGTTCGACGCCTCCCGCAAGGTGACGCCCAAGCAGCTGCGCCTGATGCGCAGCTTCGTGTCCGAGGTCCTCCGCAAGACGCTGCCCGCGGACCTGCCCCCGCTGCCCAAGGTGGCCCTGGGCTCCTCGGGCACCATCAACGCGGTGGTGTCGTTCGCCGCGGGAGAGAACGGCGGCAACGCCTCCTCGCGACAGCTCACCCAGGCGGTGGAGACGCTGGCGGACCTGACGCCAGAGCGACGGCGCAAGCGCTTCGACCCGCGCCGCGCGGACATCATCACCTCCGGCGCCGTCATCCTCGAAGGCGTGGTGAAGCACCTGGGCGTGGACTCGGTGAGCGTCGTCAACCGCGGCCTGCGCGATGGCCTGCTGGTGGACCTGCTCTACCGCCAGGACGAGACGCGCGATGACCACAGCCTCGCCGACGCGGCGCTCGTCATCGGGCGGCGCTTCCTCTTCGACGAGAAGCACGCCCGGCAGGTGGCGCGGCTGGCATTGGCCCTCTTCGATGACCTCGCGTCGCTGCACCAGCTCCCGCTGTCGGCGCGGCCCCACCTGGAAGCGG
It encodes the following:
- a CDS encoding GAF domain-containing protein, giving the protein MPLPHDIEDVLAGLPQAMVRVGPDLRVQWCEEGFAAKTGVELRPGGGLLDVLERGRSLDAVERAIREGHSHSGHVITRALRQVRVQVWPTRVGEPAGSWLVMEPSGVDDEGAFSQAVQEIARAVGESLEVDSVCAAAVVALVRCAQVRRAEVFLSEEDGQPLRRGAVSDLAGSEAPEDTFDPADDPFRQALATRQPQLGIQRGYGDAMGSIFAAVPLCAPRRTVGLLLLYKEQGTSFSVRELELWSAAANQLAVAVENARLLREAQAALRVREEFMSIASHEMKTPLTPLKLGLYSMERRLAAGQPVELGGVLKAKRQVDRLGGLVDDLLDASRLELGRLALQLAPLEVGQLVAEVVDHFRHAFERPFSVDVPRECVWVLGDRDRLEQVLVNLLENAHKYSPAGESIGVKVDRLAGEARIHVQDRGIGIPGADQSQVFQRFYRARNVSHRNFGGLGLGLFISHSIAKMHGGGLSLTSAEGEGSTFTVCLPRMPPHEVKRLPRRVLLLDEDSTQGAVAERVLRAEGFEVLTVHDGAESLRRATHLPVDLVVLSTSAAHGQVGVFLETFATLPRARPVPILLAGDERPWWAQEDASLCARPYSPDELVARVRNVLALEPRWRAASGSSHADADPVSAPRQ
- the queF gene encoding NADPH-dependent 7-cyano-7-deazaguanine reductase QueF is translated as MPSQPSKDLQTFPNPAPERDYEIAFDCPEFTCLCPMTGQPDFARFTIKYVPDQKCVELKSLKLYMWAYRNEGAFHEKVTNTIADDIIRAIQPRKLTVVGDFFVRGGIGTIVTVTHEKK
- a CDS encoding serine/threonine protein kinase, translating into MPVAEKPVRHRKIGAYRILGELGRGGMALVYRGLHEMLQREVAIKELLPEGQHDKEAVSRFRRESLALAAFRHQNIVTLYDLVEKGESLFMVMEYVDGPTLHTLIKEGPLPPDVAAVVGARIASALDHAHFRRIIHRDLKPANVMLTKSGEVKLMDFGIAKDVGLEALTQQGMAVGTPSYMSPEQVTGAPLDARTDIFSLGVLLYEALTGARPFQGKTAGEVFARIRDGKYPPLHKVAPGVPAPLARIVRRALEVKPEERFPDAAAMRRELDVFLAHEVQVSHAALLVAFLRFRQKLTETEALAHLTQKELGVMEAFDAPRPRASGGRLKWVLAAAAAVVTAAGTGLYFTQAQWAPLVQHLTR
- a CDS encoding ChbG/HpnK family deacetylase, with the translated sequence MHPRAVIINADDLGYDPAVTRGILRALREGIVTSATLLVNTPWSAQAARDAEGLSVGLHLNLARGTPAWSAFPAALLNDGLFDESRAAALPPDVVEAECLAQLERFQSLAGQRPTHVDVHKHLHRHPDVREGLIRAARATGLPVRALDPTMHRAFAARGVASPSHFLGETGATAHWTLERLEATVNTLPAEGITELMCHPGFAPEQVKSRYSAQREVELATFLHPRAKQALARAGVTTVDFRALTAEAR
- a CDS encoding Ppx/GppA family phosphatase, which codes for MPAPSAKPPHHPVLAAIDVGTNAVRLELARPDADGALETLHQERDPIRPGEGVFATGVMPAETADRLLSTLRRYAALCRRHKAQVRAVATSALREARNRDDIVRRVHEEAGLHLEVVSGKEEARLICLGVLHRKPASTRSLLVDIGGGSTEVATAVGERPDNLWSLALGSVRLTEVFDASRKVTPKQLRLMRSFVSEVLRKTLPADLPPLPKVALGSSGTINAVVSFAAGENGGNASSRQLTQAVETLADLTPERRRKRFDPRRADIITSGAVILEGVVKHLGVDSVSVVNRGLRDGLLVDLLYRQDETRDDHSLADAALVIGRRFLFDEKHARQVARLALALFDDLASLHQLPLSARPHLEAAALLHDIGNAVNYERHHKHTYYLIRNADIPGLADGEREVIARVARYHRRSPPDPRHSGMEGLTPPEVRTVRKLATLLRVADSLDRSHHQPIKALKATHGRDGVAIHLTTRQPVDLELWNAEREVLPFRRVFGKRISFHVHHPQR
- a CDS encoding cardiolipin synthase B, yielding MLAAIAGAQRRVHLEVYAFEREGVGSRFVDALIAACRRGVDVKVVVDGWGSANSSHQLSAELRDAGARVRVYNPLTSFFSGRAWRNHRKILLVDDAVAFLGGINIGDDYAAHGEDPGWADLALELRGDICRQLGAHLDAGTSELTSGPVSVFLSGFGGGHRLRKRYLSAIERATQEVILAHAYFLPDSAFVKALKRAARRGVKVSLLLAGRSDVVFARAATMRLYHSLLKAGVRIYEWTASTLHAKAAVMDGCTVLVGSFNLDPLSLVNLETLVEVKEAGVAAQATTWLTQHVASARAVTLNECGRSRLQRWLLDVVGLTVARLAEHFANFVGRRRVR